One stretch of Halobacillus litoralis DNA includes these proteins:
- the prmA gene encoding 50S ribosomal protein L11 methyltransferase → MKWSEVCVHTTTEAIEPVSNILHESGASGVVIEDPSDMKRKKTKLGEIYELNPDDYPAEGVYVKAYLPMNSFLGETVDGIKKTVSNLTEFGIDIGHNHVTISEIHEEDWATAWKKYYKPVKISEKITIIPTWEDYTPVSSDEIIIEMDPGMAFGTGTHPTTVLSIQALEQYLEKGDKVLDIGAGSGILSVASVLLGAEHAYAYDLDDVAVSSTKNNAALNGVEDRVTSKLNDLLEGVDWEADLIVSNILAEIIIKFTDDAYRVVKPGGYFITCGIISGRKEMVREQLIQSGFEIVETNKMEDWVSIIAKKPE, encoded by the coding sequence ATGAAATGGTCTGAAGTATGTGTCCATACGACAACAGAAGCAATTGAACCGGTATCGAATATTCTCCATGAGTCTGGAGCGAGTGGCGTCGTCATCGAAGACCCGTCAGATATGAAAAGAAAGAAAACGAAACTGGGAGAAATTTATGAATTGAATCCAGACGATTATCCGGCAGAAGGGGTGTATGTTAAGGCCTACCTGCCCATGAATAGTTTTCTTGGTGAAACCGTTGATGGAATTAAGAAAACCGTATCCAACCTGACAGAATTCGGCATTGATATTGGGCATAATCATGTGACGATCAGTGAAATTCATGAAGAAGATTGGGCAACCGCATGGAAAAAATATTATAAACCAGTCAAAATTTCTGAAAAAATCACGATCATCCCGACATGGGAAGACTACACGCCGGTATCCAGTGATGAAATCATTATTGAAATGGACCCTGGAATGGCCTTTGGAACCGGTACGCACCCGACAACAGTTCTTAGCATACAAGCCTTGGAGCAGTACTTAGAAAAAGGAGATAAAGTACTGGATATCGGTGCAGGATCTGGAATACTAAGCGTAGCTTCTGTCCTTTTGGGTGCCGAGCATGCTTATGCTTATGATCTTGATGATGTAGCCGTTTCGAGTACAAAGAACAACGCTGCTTTAAATGGTGTGGAAGATAGAGTGACGTCTAAACTTAATGACCTTCTTGAGGGAGTAGACTGGGAAGCAGATTTAATCGTGTCGAATATTTTGGCGGAGATTATCATCAAATTCACAGATGATGCCTACCGTGTCGTCAAGCCTGGAGGATATTTCATTACGTGCGGGATTATTTCTGGTCGTAAGGAAATGGTTCGAGAGCAGTTGATCCAATCAGGTTTTGAGATTGTCGAGACGAACAAAATGGAAGACTGGGTCAGCATCATTGCTAAAAAACCGGAGTGA
- a CDS encoding 16S rRNA (uracil(1498)-N(3))-methyltransferase produces the protein MQRYFVDQECWNGDTVYVNGEDTHHIVRVMRMKEGDNLVAIHPERGPALCEITKVAEDVVHCNVVTWMEEDRELPVHVTIVASLGKGDKLEQIVQKGTELGASAFIPYQADRSVAKWDNKKADKKIQRLQKISKEASEQSERNIVPEIQSVHTLHQLLEIKKNYDHCLFGYAESARQENPHLLSEAFESLKREETVLVVFGPEGGFSENEVGKLLHQGFKSIRLGPRILRMETAPLYFLSSLSYKLEEV, from the coding sequence ATGCAACGTTATTTTGTTGATCAAGAATGTTGGAACGGGGACACTGTTTATGTGAATGGGGAAGATACTCATCATATTGTTAGAGTGATGAGAATGAAGGAAGGGGACAACCTAGTAGCTATCCACCCAGAAAGAGGCCCCGCTTTATGCGAAATCACGAAAGTGGCAGAGGACGTTGTTCATTGTAATGTTGTTACATGGATGGAGGAAGACCGGGAGCTTCCTGTCCATGTGACAATTGTAGCGAGCCTTGGTAAAGGGGATAAGCTGGAGCAAATTGTCCAAAAAGGGACAGAGCTTGGTGCTTCTGCCTTCATCCCCTATCAAGCCGATCGTTCCGTTGCCAAATGGGATAATAAAAAAGCTGATAAAAAGATCCAGAGATTACAGAAAATATCTAAAGAAGCGAGTGAACAGTCTGAACGAAACATCGTTCCAGAGATTCAATCTGTTCATACTCTTCATCAGCTTTTGGAAATAAAAAAGAACTATGACCATTGTTTGTTTGGATATGCAGAAAGTGCGAGGCAGGAAAATCCCCATTTGTTAAGTGAAGCTTTCGAATCATTAAAGCGGGAGGAAACTGTTTTAGTGGTATTCGGACCTGAAGGTGGATTTTCTGAAAATGAAGTGGGAAAACTATTACACCAAGGGTTCAAATCGATTCGATTAGGCCCGCGAATTTTACGAATGGAAACAGCTCCTCTTTATTTCCTATCCAGTCTCTCTTATAAATTGGAAGAAGTTTGA
- the deoC gene encoding deoxyribose-phosphate aldolase has product MEQNLAKMIDHTQLKPDTPKDKITQICKEAKEQNFASVCVNPHWVSYCAEQLEGTDVKVCTVIGFPLGATTKETKAFETKQAIEKGATEVDMVINIGELKSGNKELVQQDIEAVVREAEGKAIVKVIIETSLLTEDEKVTASELAKAAGADFVKTSTGFSGGGATVEDISLMRKTVGPDMGVKASGGVRDYEGAKAMIEAGATRIGASSGIAIVNHEQGTSDY; this is encoded by the coding sequence ATGGAACAAAATCTAGCTAAAATGATTGATCATACACAGCTTAAACCAGATACACCGAAAGATAAAATTACACAGATTTGCAAGGAAGCTAAAGAACAAAATTTTGCTTCCGTATGTGTCAACCCTCACTGGGTATCATACTGCGCAGAGCAACTAGAAGGAACAGATGTGAAGGTTTGTACAGTCATTGGTTTTCCACTAGGGGCGACAACGAAAGAAACGAAAGCCTTTGAAACAAAGCAAGCGATCGAAAAAGGCGCAACTGAAGTTGATATGGTGATCAATATCGGTGAGTTGAAATCAGGGAACAAAGAACTTGTTCAACAAGATATCGAAGCAGTCGTTCGTGAAGCGGAAGGGAAAGCTATTGTTAAGGTAATCATTGAGACTTCCCTACTTACGGAAGATGAGAAAGTTACAGCATCTGAACTGGCAAAAGCTGCAGGGGCAGATTTTGTTAAAACATCTACTGGTTTCTCTGGTGGAGGCGCAACGGTTGAGGATATCAGCCTAATGCGTAAAACAGTTGGACCAGACATGGGTGTGAAAGCTTCCGGCGGAGTGCGTGATTACGAAGGTGCAAAAGCAATGATCGAAGCTGGCGCTACTCGAATCGGTGCAAGCTCAGGAATCGCTATCGTAAACCACGAACAAGGAACTTCTGATTATTAA